One Methylobacterium sp. AMS5 genomic region harbors:
- a CDS encoding IS3 family transposase (programmed frameshift), producing the protein MFDGQDETEFTPEFKREAVALLESSGRPQTQIAAELGIQPSMLRQWRSALMGGSPPPRAERSPGAAPASPVASPSDQAAEIARLRRELDRTRMERDVLKKRDRHLRGDAQVTFAFIEQHANTWPVRLMCRVLAVSPSGYYGWRSRPESDRSVSNRQLLDDVRRIHAEHHRRYGSPRVHAALRAEGRTVSRGRVERLMRRQGIRALAGRRFRPCTTDSRHDLPIAPNLLKQQFSAALPNTVWLADITYLPTGEGWLYLAAVLDLATRRIVGWSMRDHMRTELTSAALMRATQRQRPAAGLICHSDRGSQYAAEAYRKQLADMKATPSMSRTGCCYDNAPMESFFHTLKVELVHQRRWATRDEARRDLFAYIEGYDNRQRIHSALGYITPEQAERNAS; encoded by the exons GTGTTTGATGGCCAAGACGAGACCGAGTTCACCCCCGAGTTCAAACGCGAGGCGGTGGCCCTGCTGGAAAGTAGCGGCCGGCCGCAGACGCAGATCGCAGCCGAGCTCGGGATCCAACCCTCAATGCTGAGGCAGTGGCGCTCGGCGCTGATGGGTGGCTCCCCACCACCGCGAGCAGAAAGGTCACCGGGAGCCGCGCCTGCGAGCCCAGTGGCGTCCCCCTCCGACCAAGCCGCTGAGATCGCCCGTCTGCGGCGTGAACTCGACCGGACGCGCATGGAGCGCGACGTCCTAAAAAAGCG CGATCGGCATCTTCGCGGAGATGCCCAAGTGACGTTCGCCTTCATCGAGCAGCATGCGAACACCTGGCCGGTGCGTCTCATGTGCCGCGTGCTCGCAGTCTCCCCCAGCGGTTACTACGGCTGGCGGTCACGTCCCGAGAGCGACCGGTCGGTGTCGAACCGTCAACTCCTCGACGACGTCCGGCGGATACATGCCGAGCATCATCGGCGCTATGGCTCACCTCGGGTGCACGCGGCCTTGCGCGCAGAGGGCCGAACCGTCAGTCGCGGGCGGGTGGAGCGCCTGATGCGCCGTCAAGGCATCCGGGCTCTGGCAGGGCGTCGGTTCCGGCCCTGCACCACCGACAGCCGTCATGATCTGCCGATCGCGCCCAACCTCCTCAAACAACAGTTCTCGGCTGCCCTGCCCAACACGGTTTGGTTGGCCGATATCACCTACCTGCCCACCGGCGAGGGCTGGCTCTATCTGGCCGCCGTTCTCGATCTCGCCACGCGAAGAATCGTCGGTTGGTCCATGCGCGACCACATGCGGACCGAGCTGACATCGGCCGCCTTGATGAGGGCCACCCAACGGCAGCGACCGGCCGCTGGGCTCATCTGTCACTCGGATCGCGGCAGCCAATACGCCGCCGAGGCCTACCGAAAGCAGCTTGCCGACATGAAGGCGACGCCCTCCATGAGCCGTACGGGCTGTTGTTACGACAATGCTCCCATGGAAAGCTTCTTCCACACACTCAAGGTCGAACTCGTCCACCAACGACGATGGGCGACCCGGGACGAGGCCCGACGCGACCTGTTCGCCTACATCGAGGGCTACGACAATCGGCAGCGCATCCACTCAGCGCTCGGTTACATCACGCCCGAGCAAGCCGAGCGGAATGCAAGCTAA
- a CDS encoding glycosyltransferase, translating to MISVVIPVKNGARFIRSALDSVLGQGEVVAQVVVVDDGSTDETCAVVAGLVDRRIKLVVNAGKPGPSGGRNTGGACATGDWLYFVDADDLLRPNALTALLAAASAYPDAGVVYGDYGRINETGQPVGRRGALRALRSLRTVPNKPSGDVLREALAGNFMIVGAPIIRREVFQAVGGFNETIRYCEDWEAWCRIAAMARFHYVAGLVVLDYRMHDSSAMHRRVLTLADFRASLDAIFSDPGIARRVAGPELLQLRRRAEAHLLGYIATEALRMGRYATALDATGQAIVRAPRITPLTLARVGGALVGL from the coding sequence GTGATAAGTGTTGTAATTCCAGTTAAAAATGGCGCTCGCTTCATCCGCAGTGCCCTTGATAGTGTGCTCGGACAGGGTGAGGTGGTCGCGCAGGTCGTCGTCGTCGACGACGGCTCAACGGACGAGACCTGTGCCGTGGTCGCCGGCCTCGTCGACCGGCGCATCAAGCTGGTCGTGAATGCCGGCAAGCCTGGGCCGTCCGGGGGGCGCAACACTGGCGGCGCCTGTGCGACGGGAGATTGGCTCTACTTCGTCGATGCAGACGATTTGCTCCGACCAAACGCGCTGACCGCCTTGCTCGCGGCTGCGAGCGCGTATCCCGATGCGGGCGTCGTGTACGGTGATTACGGACGCATTAACGAGACGGGCCAACCCGTTGGACGCCGCGGCGCGCTGCGCGCGCTGCGCTCGCTCAGGACAGTCCCGAACAAGCCGTCCGGCGACGTGCTGCGGGAGGCCCTGGCGGGCAACTTCATGATCGTTGGTGCGCCGATCATCCGGCGCGAGGTTTTCCAGGCAGTCGGTGGCTTCAACGAGACGATCCGCTATTGCGAGGACTGGGAAGCGTGGTGCCGCATCGCGGCCATGGCGCGGTTCCACTACGTTGCCGGCCTCGTGGTTCTCGACTACCGGATGCACGATTCGAGCGCGATGCACCGACGCGTCCTGACGCTTGCCGACTTCCGGGCGAGCCTCGACGCCATCTTCTCGGATCCGGGGATCGCGCGCCGCGTTGCAGGCCCGGAGCTTCTGCAATTGCGCCGCCGGGCGGAAGCCCATCTACTCGGCTATATCGCCACGGAGGCGCTGCGCATGGGTCGCTACGCAACGGCACTCGATGCGACAGGCCAGGCGATCGTGCGGGCGCCGCGCATCACGCCCCTAACGCTCGCCCGGGTCGGCGGCGCCCTGGTGGGCCTTTGA
- a CDS encoding polysaccharide deacetylase family protein, producing MDRGPYRHPWLRLGRLAALLAQPRVGVLTAERPLVSFTFDDIPDSAASVGAAILEANGVAGTFYIASGWLDRSFGPWRFADQAALSRLLDRGHEIGCHTRSHPDVQRVAPDALAAELDGNAASLATIDSRISLKNFAYPFGGTGIGQKKIIAARFRSGRGTRAGLNVGNVDMAQLRAVSLYDQNFPPGRLSDLLAETVRRRAWLIFYTHDVGSPASDQGTSRRLLAEAVNASLRAGCDVVTIDRAIDLAIDPARRGAG from the coding sequence ATGGATCGCGGACCGTACCGCCACCCCTGGCTGCGCCTTGGCCGGCTGGCTGCTCTGCTGGCCCAGCCGCGCGTCGGCGTGCTGACGGCCGAACGCCCGCTCGTCTCATTCACCTTCGACGACATTCCCGACAGCGCTGCGTCGGTCGGCGCGGCGATCCTCGAGGCGAATGGGGTGGCCGGCACGTTCTACATTGCTTCGGGCTGGCTCGATCGAAGCTTCGGTCCATGGCGATTCGCGGATCAAGCGGCACTTTCTCGGCTCCTCGACCGAGGTCACGAGATTGGCTGCCACACGCGCTCGCACCCGGACGTGCAGCGCGTCGCGCCTGACGCCCTTGCGGCCGAACTGGACGGCAATGCGGCCTCCCTCGCGACGATCGATAGCCGGATCTCGCTGAAGAACTTTGCCTATCCATTCGGGGGGACCGGGATAGGCCAGAAGAAGATCATCGCCGCGCGCTTCCGCTCCGGGCGCGGCACGCGGGCCGGCTTGAACGTCGGCAACGTCGACATGGCTCAGCTCCGCGCCGTCAGCCTGTACGATCAGAACTTCCCGCCGGGTCGGCTCTCCGATCTCTTGGCCGAAACCGTCCGGCGCCGGGCGTGGCTGATCTTCTACACCCATGATGTCGGTTCGCCTGCGAGCGACCAGGGCACGTCGCGCCGCCTGCTGGCCGAGGCCGTCAATGCAAGTCTGCGCGCTGGCTGCGATGTCGTGACCATCGACCGAGCCATCGATCTGGCCATCGACCCGGCTCGTCGCGGTGCAGGATAG
- a CDS encoding exopolysaccharide transport family protein, with amino-acid sequence MALNDTPMAPATGTFEDPPFSRAVSEVVAAIRHNLGLVALVVALALALGASTILAFPRTYTATGQITIDPRGLQVVQNDLTPRGTTSEAQAVLVDTETRVLVSDIVLSTVVASERLSDDPEFLGQTKLLNQIRAALFGPKVQSAEQRRLAALEELNRRTRILRPSGTFAVQISVTTSDPRKSAQLVNAIVSSYIEAKGEQRKDAARRAADGLDARLGDLRDRVADAEGKVEAFKRKNNIVTQDGRLNNDQQLSEATSQLVAARYILNERQARYAQVEKALRIGAATDDLPDALKSAAITQLRLQYADSLRQMNSIRNTLGDRHPEVGNQRAQLQAIRSQINAELQRIASSLSKEVDQGKENERRLQRGVDRIVQDNARIGDSLVRLRELERAAQTQRSIYEAFLTRSRELVAQEDIDTSNITVISPATIPLEPSGASPLVIMAVAGALGLSVAAALAVLRARMRGCIRTPNDLAERIGLRVLTCLPVFRLHRRNRGASMVELYDSRSTPGREAILGLGALLDVVPGLGERTKPSVVAVMSAEADAGCSTVALNLSLAFAHDGWRTLLIDANHRDARLTGILSPGETSGLDKVVTRRIPLERAARDVQGYPIAFLGVSPSWDGALQFEPRALAHTLVDPAVDRYDVLVVDCGEASGHPGLRGLAGIADGILLTVRSGATHVRSLQTLHGLLGPAVEKVLGAVLLIGERAAGTPLVPGRPLPLQNAGQATRWPRWRTARAEWQRALSPSSAGASGGPLKSAHDQG; translated from the coding sequence ATGGCCCTGAATGACACACCGATGGCGCCTGCGACCGGCACCTTCGAGGATCCTCCCTTCAGCCGCGCCGTCTCTGAGGTTGTGGCGGCGATTCGGCACAATCTCGGTCTGGTTGCGCTGGTGGTCGCGCTGGCGCTGGCGCTCGGGGCCAGCACGATCCTCGCCTTCCCCCGTACCTATACAGCGACGGGCCAGATCACCATCGACCCCCGTGGTTTGCAGGTCGTTCAGAACGACCTCACCCCGCGGGGTACGACAAGCGAGGCTCAGGCCGTACTGGTCGACACGGAGACGAGAGTTCTCGTCTCAGACATCGTTTTGAGCACCGTCGTCGCATCTGAGCGCCTGTCCGACGATCCGGAATTTCTCGGCCAGACGAAACTGCTCAATCAGATCCGCGCGGCATTGTTCGGACCAAAGGTGCAGAGCGCGGAGCAACGCCGCCTCGCCGCATTGGAAGAGCTGAACCGGCGAACCCGCATCCTGCGCCCGAGTGGAACCTTCGCTGTCCAGATCTCGGTCACGACGTCTGACCCGCGGAAGTCGGCACAACTCGTCAACGCGATCGTGTCCAGCTACATCGAGGCGAAGGGAGAGCAGCGCAAGGACGCGGCGCGCCGCGCTGCGGACGGACTGGATGCCCGCCTGGGCGACTTGCGCGACCGAGTCGCCGACGCCGAGGGCAAGGTCGAGGCGTTCAAGCGCAAAAACAACATCGTCACGCAGGACGGCCGCCTCAACAACGATCAACAGTTGAGCGAAGCCACGAGCCAACTCGTTGCGGCCCGCTACATCCTCAACGAGCGCCAGGCGCGGTACGCGCAGGTCGAGAAAGCCCTGAGGATCGGAGCAGCGACCGACGATCTGCCTGACGCCCTGAAGTCGGCGGCGATCACCCAGCTGCGCCTTCAGTACGCGGACAGCCTCCGCCAAATGAACTCCATCCGCAACACGCTCGGCGACCGCCATCCGGAGGTGGGCAACCAGCGGGCACAGCTCCAGGCGATCCGGTCGCAGATCAACGCAGAACTCCAGCGTATTGCGAGCTCGCTGTCCAAGGAGGTGGACCAAGGCAAGGAGAACGAGCGACGGTTGCAGCGGGGGGTTGACCGTATTGTCCAGGACAACGCGCGGATCGGCGATTCACTCGTGCGTTTGCGGGAGCTTGAGCGCGCGGCCCAGACGCAAAGGAGCATCTACGAGGCGTTCCTGACCCGGTCCCGCGAACTCGTGGCGCAAGAGGATATCGACACCTCCAACATCACCGTTATCTCGCCGGCGACCATACCGCTGGAGCCAAGCGGTGCGTCTCCACTGGTCATCATGGCGGTCGCCGGTGCTCTGGGCCTCAGCGTCGCGGCTGCCCTCGCGGTGCTCCGAGCCAGGATGAGGGGCTGCATCCGGACACCGAACGATCTGGCGGAGCGCATCGGTCTTCGAGTCCTGACCTGCCTGCCAGTCTTCCGCCTGCATCGACGGAACAGAGGGGCGTCCATGGTCGAACTCTACGATAGCAGGAGCACGCCGGGACGCGAGGCAATCTTGGGCCTGGGAGCGCTCTTGGACGTCGTGCCAGGCCTGGGTGAGAGGACCAAGCCCAGCGTCGTCGCGGTGATGTCGGCGGAGGCGGATGCCGGGTGCAGCACGGTAGCACTCAACCTCAGTCTTGCCTTCGCGCACGACGGCTGGCGCACGCTCTTGATTGACGCCAATCATCGTGACGCGAGGCTGACGGGGATCCTGAGCCCCGGCGAGACATCCGGCCTCGACAAGGTTGTTACGAGGCGCATCCCGCTTGAGCGCGCAGCAAGGGACGTCCAAGGCTATCCTATTGCCTTCCTGGGCGTATCGCCATCGTGGGATGGCGCTCTCCAGTTCGAGCCCCGGGCCCTCGCGCATACCCTGGTCGATCCAGCCGTCGACCGGTACGACGTCCTCGTCGTCGATTGTGGCGAGGCCAGCGGGCATCCCGGCCTCCGAGGCCTCGCCGGTATCGCTGACGGGATCCTGCTGACGGTTCGGAGCGGCGCGACGCATGTGCGGTCGTTGCAGACCCTGCACGGGCTCCTGGGGCCGGCTGTCGAGAAGGTGCTCGGGGCCGTGTTGCTCATCGGCGAGCGGGCGGCAGGTACGCCGTTGGTGCCGGGGCGACCTCTGCCGCTGCAGAATGCAGGGCAGGCCACCCGGTGGCCGCGTTGGCGCACCGCCCGGGCGGAGTGGCAAAGGGCGCTGAGCCCCTCCTCCGCGGGTGCGTCCGGCGGCCCGCTCAAGTCTGCCCACGATCAGGGCTGA
- a CDS encoding O-antigen ligase family protein — protein sequence MLGGLESRTDALLRIQQLLVLTIWLVPVNWILGTSLIWLYAVALASVGSMRRPSGPEYALLGLSAALLLGLAVSGNPSVDRTLGSIYNLTLIGALIIIMNAARHLARSRPAELQRLWAAAIALFLVQALWAFGIWVAVMSTGILDAQVKTLVVGAIGDLPGVLAEYSRALIVETDWTSTGPTLRVSGFGLYATEGALLVALAGLLAAIRLAATRRPVLLIALVEVVTVIALVLAASRTTLLGYVASAVLLAGLTGRRALVGVLITLPIAVLAVGATLHYGPAALSEAFTALNSSRAGSSDTRFLSYTLAIDMVMQENPLTGLGIKPRDPSLLEIPIGSHSSFISMFTKGGFVALSLFTAFYGIIIARMIGVQQRLLLSGPGDPIQGRRVALIYLSRAVFVILVWWTTEDFDAPAQAVLVTAICLGTFWGLSESTQPETRLPWGRGTARVRILPRTTDQTGRLQGHVPALHSPVSDAR from the coding sequence TTGCTGGGAGGACTTGAATCACGCACCGACGCGTTATTGCGGATCCAACAGCTGCTGGTGTTGACGATCTGGCTCGTGCCGGTGAACTGGATCCTCGGCACGTCTTTGATTTGGCTCTACGCGGTCGCGCTCGCTTCTGTCGGCTCGATGAGACGGCCGTCGGGACCGGAATACGCCCTCCTCGGGCTCTCCGCGGCCTTGCTCCTCGGGCTTGCGGTCTCAGGCAATCCGTCCGTCGACCGCACACTCGGCTCCATCTATAACCTAACCCTGATCGGCGCGCTGATCATCATCATGAACGCGGCACGGCACCTCGCGAGGTCGAGGCCAGCCGAGCTTCAGCGCCTGTGGGCGGCGGCAATCGCACTATTCCTCGTCCAAGCTCTCTGGGCGTTCGGCATCTGGGTCGCGGTGATGAGCACCGGGATCCTCGACGCACAGGTCAAGACCCTTGTCGTCGGTGCCATTGGGGATCTGCCCGGCGTTCTCGCAGAATATTCGCGTGCTCTCATTGTCGAGACCGATTGGACCAGTACCGGCCCGACTCTCCGGGTGAGCGGGTTCGGCCTGTATGCGACCGAGGGGGCACTCCTCGTCGCGCTCGCCGGACTCCTCGCGGCCATCCGCCTTGCTGCGACGCGACGGCCGGTCCTCCTCATTGCTCTCGTTGAAGTTGTGACGGTGATCGCACTGGTTCTGGCGGCAAGCCGCACGACACTCCTCGGCTATGTCGCTTCGGCCGTCCTCCTCGCAGGGCTGACAGGCCGCCGTGCGTTGGTTGGTGTCCTGATTACGCTTCCCATTGCCGTGCTGGCGGTGGGCGCCACACTCCATTACGGACCAGCCGCCCTGAGCGAGGCGTTCACCGCCCTGAACAGCAGCCGCGCCGGGTCCTCCGACACCCGCTTCCTCTCCTACACGCTCGCCATCGACATGGTGATGCAGGAAAATCCCCTGACGGGACTCGGCATCAAGCCCCGCGACCCGTCCCTCCTCGAGATCCCGATCGGCTCACACTCCTCGTTCATCTCAATGTTCACGAAAGGCGGCTTCGTCGCACTTTCCCTGTTTACAGCTTTTTATGGGATCATCATCGCTCGGATGATCGGCGTACAGCAGCGGCTGCTGTTGTCCGGTCCAGGCGACCCCATCCAGGGTCGGCGTGTGGCGTTGATTTATCTGTCGCGCGCTGTGTTCGTCATCCTGGTCTGGTGGACGACTGAGGATTTCGACGCGCCGGCACAGGCCGTGCTCGTGACCGCGATCTGCCTTGGGACGTTCTGGGGGCTCAGCGAGTCGACGCAGCCGGAAACGCGGCTGCCCTGGGGCCGCGGCACAGCGCGGGTGCGCATCTTGCCGAGGACGACGGATCAAACGGGCAGGCTGCAAGGTCACGTGCCAGCGCTGCACAGCCCCGTGTCGGACGCCAGATGA
- a CDS encoding GNAT family N-acetyltransferase: MAQGVTIIIRDDLSDADWDEQVWRQPLGNVFCSSMWGRYKARLGWRVGRLATLTADGDLLGLVQYHSKQKGPIRFTYIQGGPLLTGRGEREAPAIMTALIEKLAPRSLDFLGINFQSFTQNTAVLALLSRKFVPVLSPRNFTLELDIRGDEAAIMSGMAPRFRKPLRQALANPRLSHRFVTDREERLTCFDAFAVMYEELKARKGFGGAFDSSAYRDLLAADPHHLLLEIREGGELILVRIAHLSAQRCTDFFVASNERARASAAANLSVWRIIQQARASGCHVFDFGGIDPDGNPGVTAFKTALSQKVALAGPLWLYGRSPTLRTAAAAFLAHR, encoded by the coding sequence ATGGCGCAGGGCGTGACAATTATCATTCGCGACGATCTATCGGATGCCGACTGGGACGAGCAGGTATGGCGCCAGCCGCTCGGCAACGTGTTCTGCAGCTCGATGTGGGGGCGATATAAGGCGCGTCTCGGCTGGCGGGTCGGTCGACTCGCTACCCTAACTGCGGACGGAGATTTGCTGGGCCTCGTCCAGTATCATTCAAAGCAGAAAGGCCCGATCCGTTTCACCTATATTCAAGGAGGCCCGCTCTTGACTGGTCGCGGTGAGCGTGAGGCCCCGGCCATCATGACGGCGTTGATCGAAAAATTGGCTCCACGGAGCCTGGATTTCCTAGGCATAAACTTCCAGAGTTTCACCCAAAATACTGCCGTGCTCGCCTTGTTGTCCAGAAAGTTCGTCCCGGTTCTCTCCCCGCGCAACTTCACACTCGAACTCGACATCCGAGGTGATGAGGCCGCGATCATGTCCGGGATGGCGCCGCGCTTTCGGAAGCCCCTTCGCCAAGCGCTCGCCAACCCGAGACTGAGCCATCGCTTCGTGACGGATCGCGAAGAGCGGCTCACTTGCTTCGACGCCTTCGCCGTCATGTACGAGGAATTGAAGGCGCGGAAGGGTTTCGGGGGAGCCTTCGATAGTTCCGCATACCGCGATCTGCTGGCCGCCGACCCACATCACCTGCTGCTTGAGATCAGGGAGGGCGGCGAGTTGATTCTGGTCCGCATCGCTCACCTCTCTGCCCAGCGATGCACCGACTTCTTCGTCGCATCCAACGAGCGCGCCCGCGCCAGCGCCGCGGCGAACCTCTCGGTGTGGCGCATTATCCAGCAGGCAAGGGCGTCGGGCTGCCACGTCTTCGATTTCGGCGGCATCGACCCCGACGGCAACCCCGGCGTGACAGCGTTCAAGACAGCACTCTCGCAGAAGGTCGCCCTGGCTGGTCCGCTCTGGCTTTACGGTCGCTCGCCCACGCTGCGCACCGCCGCTGCGGCCTTCCTCGCACATCGGTGA
- a CDS encoding ShlB/FhaC/HecB family hemolysin secretion/activation protein, protein MTQTSHRTIAAIALATLPLAGPVLAQTASQITPPSFSPPLQRSGGGLAIPEGVGPAVPAGAERLSLRVGGLRIEGRVPAPGPVATDLAARLSGRTVSVADLFAAASALEQAYAAQGFALVRVVLPAQQLKDGGEVRLLVIDGEIERIDTTALPGEIRGRIAAVLAPLVGRPGLRLSEIERRVLVAGDTPGTVLRSTLAAGSRPGATVLVVEARYKPVTGLITTDNALAQSLGTYTLGSGLDLNSPTGNGESLYFRASGAPYTGGERSFLGAEPRNRALALGLILPLGIDGRTLNLEATDARTAPRAVPGTLGIASDFSRYSARLRYPLIRSRALTFNGDAAFDAQEERVSVITPVAAPLTLDRLRIARIGGDFLWFAPTDTIVNGRLSAAFGLDGLGAREAPPLGSALAPLSRQGVRPEFQKLEAALAVTQPLAEHLTLDLRTRAQTAFNQALPRSEQIGLANLSGLSAFDAGLFQGDEGFVVRAELQAPFVVPVILPFGLVSLPAQLGSGLPPTEETPGAVVISPYLFGAFGLTRQQRPTALERPMTRGAAYGAGLRLAAAPSFSFTNAAATVELGRAERSDGLPDAARLTFTVALQF, encoded by the coding sequence GTGACCCAAACGTCCCATCGCACCATCGCCGCCATCGCCCTGGCGACGCTGCCGCTCGCCGGCCCCGTGCTGGCGCAGACCGCCTCGCAGATCACCCCGCCCTCGTTCAGCCCGCCGCTCCAGCGCAGCGGCGGCGGGCTCGCCATTCCCGAGGGCGTCGGACCCGCTGTACCCGCGGGCGCCGAGCGCCTCTCCCTGCGCGTCGGAGGCCTGCGCATCGAGGGCAGGGTGCCGGCGCCCGGGCCCGTTGCCACGGACCTCGCCGCGCGCCTGTCCGGCCGCACCGTCAGCGTCGCCGACCTGTTCGCCGCCGCAAGTGCGCTCGAACAGGCCTATGCCGCGCAAGGCTTCGCCCTCGTGCGCGTCGTCCTGCCCGCCCAACAACTGAAGGACGGCGGTGAGGTCCGCCTGCTCGTCATTGATGGCGAGATCGAGCGCATCGACACCACGGCCTTGCCGGGCGAGATCCGCGGCCGCATCGCTGCCGTGCTCGCCCCCCTCGTCGGACGCCCCGGTCTGCGGCTTTCCGAGATCGAGCGCCGCGTGCTCGTCGCCGGCGACACCCCCGGCACCGTGCTGCGCTCCACGCTCGCCGCCGGAAGCCGGCCCGGCGCCACCGTCCTCGTGGTCGAGGCGCGCTACAAGCCCGTCACCGGACTGATCACCACCGACAACGCCCTGGCGCAGAGCCTCGGCACCTACACCCTCGGCAGCGGCCTCGATCTCAACTCCCCCACCGGAAACGGCGAGAGCCTGTACTTCCGTGCCTCGGGTGCGCCCTATACCGGCGGCGAACGCAGCTTCCTCGGGGCCGAGCCGCGCAACCGGGCGCTGGCGCTGGGCCTGATCCTGCCGCTCGGGATCGACGGGCGGACCCTCAACCTCGAGGCCACCGACGCCCGCACCGCGCCGCGAGCCGTGCCCGGCACGCTGGGCATCGCCTCCGACTTCTCCCGCTATTCCGCCCGGCTGCGCTATCCGTTGATCCGCTCGCGTGCCCTCACCTTCAACGGGGACGCCGCCTTCGACGCGCAGGAGGAGCGCGTCAGCGTCATCACCCCGGTCGCGGCGCCGCTGACCCTCGACCGCCTGCGCATCGCCCGCATCGGCGGCGACTTCCTCTGGTTTGCCCCCACCGACACAATCGTCAACGGGCGGCTGTCCGCCGCGTTCGGCCTCGACGGGCTCGGCGCGCGCGAGGCCCCGCCTCTCGGCTCGGCGCTGGCGCCGCTGTCACGGCAGGGCGTGCGGCCGGAGTTCCAGAAGCTGGAGGCGGCGCTGGCGGTGACCCAGCCGCTGGCCGAGCACCTCACCCTCGACCTGCGCACCCGCGCCCAGACCGCGTTCAACCAGGCCCTGCCACGCTCCGAGCAGATCGGGCTCGCCAACCTATCCGGGCTGTCGGCCTTCGATGCCGGCCTGTTCCAGGGCGACGAGGGCTTCGTCGTGCGCGCCGAGCTGCAGGCGCCGTTCGTGGTGCCGGTCATCCTGCCGTTCGGGCTGGTCTCGCTGCCGGCGCAGCTCGGCAGTGGCCTGCCACCGACGGAGGAGACGCCCGGCGCGGTGGTGATCAGCCCCTACCTGTTCGGCGCCTTCGGCCTGACGCGCCAGCAGCGCCCGACCGCGCTGGAGCGGCCGATGACCCGCGGCGCCGCCTACGGCGCCGGGCTGCGGCTCGCGGCGGCGCCGAGCTTCAGCTTCACCAACGCGGCGGCCACGGTCGAGCTCGGCCGGGCCGAGCGCTCGGACGGGCTGCCCGACGCCGCCCGCCTGACCTTCACCGTCGCCCTGCAGTTCTGA
- a CDS encoding WecB/TagA/CpsF family glycosyltransferase codes for MIDASARFDDKFGLNEYNIQDVHKQRLGGIDIAVLDCRQTAELIVRAALERQGRGRPLMLSSANGEVISRCRRDPELARAFAAADLINADGQPLVFISRLCRNRLPERVATTDLFHDVAREAIRKGATFYMFGGTEAVNQEACRRAAALYPGLSIVGRSHGYLTGEKLEATIEHIKDLAPDILWVALGVPLEQQFYQQWSHRLSTVGAIKTSGGLFDFLAGVRRRAPRWMQMIGIEWAYRMMQEPRRLWWRYAVTNPHAIYVLFTQSSISRRADVA; via the coding sequence ATGATAGATGCTTCTGCGCGCTTCGACGATAAATTTGGACTTAATGAATACAATATACAAGATGTTCACAAACAACGATTGGGTGGAATTGATATCGCTGTCCTTGATTGCCGCCAAACTGCAGAACTGATCGTCCGTGCCGCTCTGGAACGACAGGGCAGAGGACGGCCGCTGATGCTTTCTTCTGCCAATGGCGAAGTGATTTCAAGATGCCGACGCGATCCCGAGCTCGCACGCGCATTCGCCGCGGCGGATCTTATAAACGCCGACGGTCAGCCTCTAGTCTTCATTTCTCGATTATGCCGCAATCGACTGCCGGAACGTGTCGCGACAACAGACTTATTTCACGATGTCGCGCGCGAGGCCATACGCAAAGGGGCCACCTTCTACATGTTTGGTGGAACTGAAGCTGTAAATCAGGAGGCTTGCCGCCGCGCTGCTGCTCTCTATCCTGGCCTTTCTATTGTTGGTCGCTCGCACGGCTATCTCACGGGCGAGAAACTAGAGGCCACGATCGAGCACATCAAGGACCTCGCACCTGACATCCTCTGGGTCGCGCTCGGCGTCCCGTTAGAGCAGCAGTTCTATCAACAATGGTCGCATAGGCTTAGTACTGTTGGAGCTATCAAGACGAGCGGTGGGTTGTTCGATTTTCTAGCGGGCGTGCGGCGGCGTGCGCCTAGATGGATGCAGATGATCGGCATTGAGTGGGCCTACCGCATGATGCAGGAGCCCCGGCGGCTATGGTGGCGCTACGCCGTCACAAACCCGCACGCAATCTACGTGCTTTTCACTCAGTCCAGCATATCGCGAAGAGCCGATGTCGCGTAG